From the Hoplias malabaricus isolate fHopMal1 chromosome 13, fHopMal1.hap1, whole genome shotgun sequence genome, the window ATAACAGGATTATAATCTGCATATTGAACGAtttctctcttctgttttcTCCCCTATAACgtgcaaataaaatataaacacacacatgcatcatGAGCTGGAACCAAAAGTGACTTCACTCATCCTCTGATTGTGGATTCACATGTGCATCTTAAAAAAGCCCTTTATTTCTACAGTCAAATGACAAGCATCACACAGAGTGACATCATCAGCACACTGCAGTCTCTGAACATGGTGAAGTATTGGAAAGGGCAGCACGTGATCTGCGTCACCCCCAAACTCGTAGAGGAGCATCTGAAAAGCGCACAGTACAAAAAACCCCCCATCACAGGTACAGCTAACAGCCAGCTCACCtcattctgtctttctctcatgtCTTATCGGTGTTCATGAAACAAAGTGCACCACTTCTTCTGGGAATCCGTGGCCACATCTGTCGACCTGACTGTCTGCTGAGTTCCTTACATACTATAATGTGTGGCCTTTAAGAGACCTGCAAGTGCAGCAAACAAAAGACTCAGAAACAACAGCTCATTTTCTACTTCAGGGAAAGTTAGCCTTTATTGTAGTTTAAGAAAAGTATACAGCAACATGAATACTGAATCTGATAAAGAATGAACATGAATGACATAAACATGTCTCCAACCgcttggcgactcaagtgtccgtagttgtgagtgtgtgagtgagtgtgtgtagcccagtgaaggactggcaccccctccagggtgttttcctgccttgcgcccagtgattctgggtaggctccggactcaccgccgccctgaacggcataagggttacagacgatgaatgactGTTTTTTCTATGTTTATGAATATAGTGTCCTTCAGTAATCCCTGTGTATTGTCTCCCTACAGTGGACACGTTGTGTCTTAAATGGGCTCcacctaaacacaaacaagcCAAGTTCTCCAAGAAATGAGAGCATTAACCACAGGCAAGTCTCTGACAGCATCAGGACAAAATATTCAGATGACAACCAATAAACACAACCTCACTCTCTGTTTCAAGTGTTGCAGAGGGACAATGGAAAACtgtatattgattttttttttaataaaagagaCTGATATTCATTTGATTGCATCTCTTTCTTCTCACACAGTTACTCTTTAGGTTGAGTTATAGACCTCTATAACCTTTTCACATTAAAGTCCACAGACCCACTGTTGAATAATTTATTACACAATATGGAATTACCTATTGCTCAGGTAGCGGCTGCAAGGTGTGAGCTGAAAGCTGAGACTTCGTTTCTTGCAGGAGTTAAAGGATGCATTTGCGGACGAAAAAGGAAAACGAGTGTTGAATCTGTAGACctcccatttttattttttgctacaACAAATCTCTCATAAGAACATGGTTGTAGTGATACGTTGTTCTTAGTTGGATtgttaattctttttttttttaatttacattttttctgcAATGGCATTACCTACTGAAAGAGGCTTGTGACGGGTCTTTTAATCTGAATAAAGATATTCCCACATTAGATTAATTCCTAAACTTATTAGACTACATAACAATGAAGCAAATAAGGAttgacaacaacaaaaaaaggttaaaaagaaaatgagGGTTCTAAAAACTACATGACCTGGCAGATCATCAAACCTGTGACTGTCACATGAATATTGCTTAGATCTTTTCTCAGTGAAAGATAAAGAAAAGTCAAGCTTCCCTCTTGCTTCAGATCTAGACAAATGCATAGCTGCTGGTGTCCAGCCTTACACTATATTAAAAGCTACTAAACACTGGGTGTGAGATCTGCAGAAGTCTTTTAACTCTTTgctaaggaaaaaaaaaatatatgaactttattgttgctgtccaattaaataaaatatatatctcccaaaatagtaactttaaaggagaaggaaaaaacttttAGTGGAAGTTAATGTAAATGATTTTGCTAAGATTAATTTTGAAGCGTTTCTAAAATTCATCATGAGattttttcacagtgtgaaggacagctgctgtgtttaaatgatgtagtaaataaacatccacaaacacagagatagaggtttttaattggacagtgatgatatgcaaACCAAGTAAAACACCCTGGTTATTGTCCAGTGATAATAAAGATGCTGAATAAATAAAGATGCTGTTTTTTTAGGCAGGACTGGCCACCCCAGAGCCCCGACCTCAGTGTCACAAAAAATGCGCTGGGGATTGATTCCtgagaatgagaaaatgaaaCCAATTTTTAAGATGGAAGTCTGAAAGGAATGGAAGCAAAGGAAGGTTATAATTTTCTGCTCTAAAGatgtaattttattatttaataggaattaaataaatgaatgtgtggaCTCTGAGGGAAAAAACATCAGCTGAGGACGAGTTTGAATATGATTTCTGGAGTTGTTCTGGAGTTTCGTATGAGCTCTTTAACGGCACTGTTGGACTGGAACAGAGGGGCCATTTGGGAATTCACGGTTGTGACGTGGCATCTTTTTATTGGCTGTTGGAACCAGGTAGCCCCTCCCCTCGTTTTCTCGGCCTCTTCACCTGTAGCATCAGGGGACCTCAGAGCACAAAGCCTGGAAGACCATGACGGACTTTTCTTACCAGAGAACAGACTCTAACACAAAACCTCTCCCAATTTCACTTCATTCCGGGGATAAATGCTAATGAAGGACTAAAACTCGCTCCCGGGCTGCTTTTAATCTTCTCTGGGTAAGAAAAACAACTTATATCTTCACCGTTttagttttctttaaaaatgctGAGGTAAAATCTGTTAGtcttctttgttattttttcctggaatgtataactttaaaactCACCATTATATCGCACACATCGCTTAAATAACCTTACAACTCATCTATATAACCTTAAATCACagctataaaatattataaccAATCGGTATACCGCCAAACCTCACCTATACAAGATCTAAGATCACATAAATTAGATTAAACCTCATatgtataactttaaaactCACCTAAATATGACTCTAAAAAAAGCTTAAAACCTCACaaatttaaccttaaaaaaactaCCAAAAAATCTACATAAACCTTACTTAAATAACCTTGAAGCTCAACAGTACTTTAATACTCAGCTAAATATCATTGTGAATCCCCTGTATAACTTTAAACTTCACAAATATGAGAATATAGCTCACCAATATAACTATAAGCCTCACTTATATAAGATTAAAGTTCACTAGTATAACTTTAAACCACAGCAATATAACAATAAACCTCATATATGATCTCTAGTTACTGATGATTTAAAACTAAGCTAAAAAATGCTAGATATTTGCCGCTGATCAAATCCCTTgtgcaaaaagaaagaaacttaACTGATGTTAATTTGAAACCACTACTTTTTACCAAATCATTACTAAtgtgtaatttaaattatattaaattacactGAATACACACTGAGTGAACTAGTCGTATGTTATTTCTGTCACTCTtctaataaaactgaaatatatttctctgagcTGCCACCTCAGctctaaaacacattaaaatgaggttatattattaatgaaatataaaataaaagtcactcatataaataaacagacagtgTCAAAATAATAATCACGAAATAAAAACGATGCAGTAGCACAAAAGTTCTCTCTTTATATACAAGGGATGGTTTGCCACTGGCCACAGTAAAGATTGTTATTTAATGTACAGTAATAAACACTGTGGACCCAAAGATCGCAAGCACTtcactttatttttctatatttcaAAAATTCTATTAACTGATGAGAATATAATGTAAATTAGGGCTGTGCGATATCATATCCTTCACAAAAATAttgtcatcatttttaaaaccataaaaaaatctatattgtTATGGTGAAGTACAGTGGAGTGTGGCTTTGAGTTGAAGGAAAGAGGCAAGCTTCAGTCATATGGAGGGGGTGTGCTTACAGAATATCAGACGTACAATAAACCACGGACTTAAGTGAAAAATGACAGAAGCCTGTAACAACAGAAGGAAACAAAACTGATCTGTTCCACCTCCTCAAGCAGAAGCCCTCGGCTGAGGACAAGAAAAATCAAAAACGCTGTAAGAGTTCAACAGCCAGTGAGCTCTAAAATAGTATATGTAAATGTAGTCAAATAAAactataatttattaaattaataaaagtatgtttctgtgtttttttttcgtaTCGCCAAGAATATAATTTTCGCCAAAAGCACCAGAAacatcgtgatattattttagggccacaTCGCCCAACCCTaatgtatttacatatatttgcaTATACCCTCAACTGACCTCAACTTTTGGATTTGGATCAATAAGACCTCTTCTAAAACTCTTCCTCAATCGGAACCCAAATTTATCCCCTTTTCATTTTCCTACGATTTGAATTAGTGTCTGAAACGAGCTAGAAACCTGCTCTAGAAACCCTGAAAGCACTGAAAGCTATAAGGGATATCGTAGTTCTGTTATATTGGTTTAAAGTAAACTTTTTTGAATATGCTGATAATATACATTATGAAAATTTACAGATAATCATTTAAAAGACATAACCTGATGGTGTCGTCCACAGAGATGTCGTCCTCTGGGAGACAGATGCTCTTTGTGTTGATTTTTACAGGTGAGTCAACTTTATTTCATCAGGTGTTCAGTTCAGGCGTAACAGAGGGGGGATAACCTGCCAAGTCTCAGTATGGTGCAATCTATAAGAGAATGAGTTTATTGTTGGTTCTTGGCCATAATATTTTGAATTTCCGTGAAAGAGAGAAATCAACTAAATCTCATACAAAGCATTAGATCTGCTCTGTTACACCAGCTCAAAAATTAAAgcctacactacactacactacacgtCAGACTCTGCACCAGACTCTGGCATAGCTAAGAGCTAATGGAGTGTAACTGAAGACAACTAATGATTGAGGGATTTGGCAGAAAccagggcaaaaaaaaaaaaaaaccaacaatcCATTTTCACAAGGCCCTCCTCGGTGGCTTTGCTGTAGGCTAAAACACACAGTGCTGTAGGATTCCTGGATTTATATTGTAAAAgacatgaattcattcattcattgtctgtaacccttatccagtttagggcggtggtgggtccagagcctacccgtaatcactgggagcaaggcaggaacacaccctagagggggcgctagtccttcacagggagacacacacacacacattcactcacacactcacacctacagatgcttttgagtctccaaatccacctaccaataagtgtttttggagagtgggagcaaaccggagcatccggaggaaacccacgcgtacacagggagaatacaccacacccggagcaggacttaaaTCCAcaactacctgcagtgccaatGTGCCGGCTCTTGTAAAAAACATATGTAACTTAAATTGGGCAGCTGAGGCCTAGTGGGtagggaactgggcgtgtaactggaaggttgcgGGTACGATCCCCAGAGCCAGCAGCtcattgagcaaggcacctaacccccaacctGTTGGGGGGTTGTCCACTGctccaggcatgtgtgctcactgccccctggtgttctctagtgtgtgtgtgtaaatgtgtgtttcactgcacggattgggttaaatgcggagaacaaatttctctgtgtgcagcacagtggccaataaactGATTCTAATTCTGATATGATTTGATGCAgatgtttataactgatttCTCACAGTTATTCTTCTCTATTACAGGTTTGTGTCTCACACAGACAACTGAGGCCCAAGGTAATGATCACTACTTATCTTCTTCTTGTCTGTAGCTATGTCTCTTTACCTTTTCTTCAAACCTGGGGTCTGTATTTAACCTTACAGGGGataaattatgaaaaacatATGAACTTTTCACTGCACATGTGCATTTATTTTGGGGTCTGGAGTTCACTTTataattgccccgccccctcgcctGAATCTCttcaatcacagcgctggacccatgtttatatGAAAGCGCAGAGACAAGGTTAAACTAAGCAAAATTGCCACaatgagtgcagagaaataagagcactgagtaaaaatggagaagaaagagaaccaagtaaaaacagttaaaacaagagcttctgctcctggGTATGCAAAAGTAAGTTGAGAAATGATGTGTGGATCCGTTAGGTGTAATAACCACTTTGTGATActgtaataattattaattgcATTCatagcatttggcagatgcatTAATTCAGAGTGACTTGGTGTTAAATCAGGTTATAAATGTAGGTGAAAGCAGTGTTAGGAATAACAGTAACTgccagagcaaaaataaatggCTAGAAAAGGACACACAGAATGACCACATTTTAAATTTAGCCATATGCATTTGTTCATAAAAGCATTTAATGTTCTTCAAAGAAGGAGTGTTTGGGAAcaatgtttattgtttatatctAGGGTGGCCATGGAGTGTAAAATTTCTGataaatttacagtaaattactgaTAATTTTTCCATGGGAACTTTAGCTCGGGATCTTTGGAAATATTGCAGAATATAAACTTTCCATGGAAATTTTGGGAACTTGGTAATTTATTGGAatttatactgttttttttttttatcgacACCGACATGAAGgcataacaatacaaataataactgACAGCTGTGATGTCATAGTTGATGCACGTGGCATTTATCTGTTGTGTCTCAGTAGTGTCTCAGTAGcccttcagtgtgtaatgtTAGGAGCTTTGCTATTCATCTGGTTTGGaatcatatctaattattttagccaagatTATGTGTCAGTATATTTTTTACCAACTATATGTAAGTTTCTCACCTTTAGCTTTGAATATTCCCATTAATTCCCATAATTACACTTTGATTCCCATGGTAAATCCCACTGTGAAAATTCCTGGAATTATGCAACCCTATTTATATCTTTATATGTCAACCACTTTTACTGCCCTTCCTTGGTATTTGGAGATGTTTTATTGAAGTTAATATTCTCCTGACTGTATTTTTCCCTGCAGTGTGTGGAAGGCCTCCTCTGGGGACCCGTATCGTGGGTGGCTCTGAGGCTCGAGATGGAGCATGGCCGTGGCAGGTGGACATTCAGATGGGAAAAAACGGGCACGTGTGTGGAGGATCTCTCATCTCCACAGACTGGGTTTTATCTGCTGCTCACTGCTTCCCAAAGTAAGCCCAAAGAGCATTACAGTGTTCCCCAAAACACTCTTTAACTGTGGTAAAAATtaccttaaaggggacatccACTGGTTTCTCAAACTTTGTGCATAGTTCAATTTGAGATGTCAATTTGAGGGGTCAACATGTCTACACcattattgcattttattttggcctcaaataaacaattatggCCTTTAAAAAACGTGTGCATCATAgtgaaatataacattttaaaattgatgAAAccattagggttagggttattattttttaaccttAACACAAGCTTTGGATGTGGCTCGGTGAATCAGACTTTAGAAccagaatcattcattcattcattgtctgtaacccttatccaattgagggcggtggtgggtccggagcctacccagaatcactgggcacaaggcaggaacacaccctggagggggctccagtccttcacactcacacattcactcacacaatcacacctacggagtgtctccaatccacctaccaatgtgtgtttttggagtgtgggaagaaacaggagcacccggaggaaacccatgttgacacggggagaacacaccaaactcctcacagacagtcaccaggagcgggacttgaacccacaacctccaggtccctggagctgtgacagagacactacctgctgcaccaccgtgccgccctgtactggataagaaatataaaaataaaagagatgGGAGCAGCTACTTGATTCACACACTGCCGTCACActgtgtggatcagacagagcagagctactggagtttttagactcaCAGCTGTTTTGAGAACAgcctaaaaatatccagccctCGATGACCTTATCTTTTAGTAGTCTTTCATAACAGATAACGGGCGAGAAGACAGCCAAACCTTAACTAACCCTTCACACAGTTATTAGAACTGatattttaaacagtttaatGGTGACTTAGAGTAGGGaacatgttaataataatatttacgGAGGATACTATTGTGCAGGAAACCTACCTACAGCTGCCAGAAATGTCTCTTCACTGATTGATCCTTCAGGTCATTGTGTGGATTTGATCTTGGTGCTTTGTTCAGCTGCTGAACTTTTATATATTCCACTACACACCTCCTCTAGCTCCGGATGGGATTAAAAACCTGGGGTTATTTTTACTGCTCGTTTTACAGAAGGTAAAATGCtcaggaatctttcctgaaatgGGAGCATGCACTCCAGGAAAATGGCTGAAATGGTCTGTTCAGACGAGATTAAAACTACTTAGATATTCCAGTAATAATCACTTTACGCCATgttccacaggtaaaactaatcccgtcCGAACAGGGCTTTAGAATACTAACAAACCATGTCATTTGACCATGGGAGTCCAGGTTTATGTTTTCTATCTCCTCTCAGTCCTTCAGATCTGTCGCTATACCATCTCTATGTGGGCCGTTATCAGCTGAACGGTTATAACAAGTTTGAAGTGTCCAGAGGGGTCAGCCGGCTCGTGGTGCCAGACGGTTACTCAGAGCCTCAGAAGGGCAAAGACCTGGCCCTTGTCCAGCTCAGTTCTCCGGTCAGCTGGAGTGACAGAATCCAACCTGTCTGTCTGCCCCAAGCTGAGCTGCAGTTCCACAGCGGGATGCTCTGCTACGTCACAGGATGGGGGGACGTCCAGGAGGGGGGTGAGTAGGGATGAGCGACATCATCGAATTACTGTACTATCTACTGTTTTATGCAGAGCAgtatcagtgtgtgtactgtatatCACCACTGTCTAAGAAaaccacacagagcagcagactACTCTAAAACTAAATATGAATTCAGTCTTGTGTGCATTGACATAACACcgaaaagaaaggaagaagagGACTTACTATATGATTAACACTTTTTGATCAGTTACTTTCCACTTCATTCCCTGTTGGAAAACAGGCTTATATCTtcaatttgtattttattttttcttaaatgAGTTTTGAAACATTGCCTTCCATTAACCTTGTGTCAGACCTTTATGGCAGATCATTAGAAACTACTTTACCTGAAATCAGAATTAGATTTCTCTCCCAGTGTATGTTGAGCTCTgggaataaattaattttaaaaatgaaaaggtGCTTTTTCCTTCCCCAGAAAAGTCTCTTCTTTAAGTATGAAGTTTtgtaccaaaaaataaataaataaaaattgaaaCCCTGCTGAAGGAAAACAGTTTATATCAGTAgtgtataaatgtgtggatTTGGTCTCAGAAAGAAGCCTCAAGGATGTACATATAGATGGTTTAAGGTTGACTGAGTAAATACAGCAGAACACACTTGAGCTGAAGAGCTTGAGGtcactgtgtctctgtgggaatggtATCTGTTGCTAACTGAGGCGCGTAAAAACAAAGGGGTCATTTGGACAGAGCAGGGGACTCATGTTCTTGAGGGCAAAGAGGTCAGCGCAGAGACATTGCTGAGCAAAGATGAGCTGAGGGAAACTTAGAGCTTAATCACAGTGTCACAGGTTGGAATGTAGAACGATTTCTGTCATTTAATTCTGTAAAGGAGTCTGATCTAGTAAAATGCAAGAGATGGGAACATATAATCTCTGTCcagataaaaacatgtatctcccaaattagtaactttaaaggagaagggaaaaaaccttctaaactttcaatggaaatcaacgtaaaatgatttaattcagagtaattctggagcatttctattggtcattcatcattaaatgttcacacacagtttgaaggacagctgttgtattcaaatgatgtagtaaactacacacacacacacacatgtaatatCTAAATTTacattggagctgtgtgacagacacTACATGCAGCACCACCGTGCACCTCTAATATCATAATGTtatgttatattatataataataatattatgcacactcttaaatataaatgtgctacaaatgGTTCACAGAGCGATGCCATAGATgagccacttttggttccataaagtggaaccaaaagtggttcttttatggcatcgctcaaagataCTTTATTTtagcagctttatttttaataataaaaggcaaaaagagacaaaatataaatgtaaaacattataCAATTCAAGACCAATATGAGGGGTCTTAATTTAAACATCGTTTAGCTCTGACCACTGTCTGATTGGGTGAAATGTTTTATATGTGATGTAATTAGTGGTaaagacatttacatttttttcactgTAAATGTATGTAATCACTGTAAATGTAGCAATGGATATTACACTGCAGCTGTTACTAACTCTGTACTTTAGCTCTCACTCAGCAGCAATGAAACAGCAACTGAACAAACTGGAATTCACCAGAAATGAACAGAACACAATTTAGCCAAAAAAGAAGAGCGGTAAAGGCCTGACACGTCGATGGAAAagaaaactacactgtaaaaataaatctgtaaatTTTACGGTAAAAAGTGGCAGCTGTggttttcaaaatttcactggAATATATACAGTCATATTTTTGGCAgttgtaaattttacattcaagaactgttttgtttacagtaattttctgttaaaaaacagatatacacccTAAAACCcccatagtatttacataaaaataacaaaaaaaaaacattgttttgacataaaattaacatgtaaaaattgtgacaaatgagagaatggagaccGCATAGCCAAACCGCATCCTATATTCAGCCTTTAAAAAAGAGGTATTTCCAAAAGGAGCAAAGACATGCAGCATCTGGTTGCTACACTCCAGCACTCAGACACAGTCTGAACACGTTCCTGACCAAGACACATCTCCTCAcaacatgcacagacacacaaatacaaaataattggCTCAATaaaacccaaaatcaaaaagtctcaaagaaaaacaaacacagaaaatcacagaaaatatggaggagcaaggcatgctgggagctccctaatgagtctgaGTTTCTCCCAGTCATTGGTCACTTGTACCCCCCCTAATGTTTGGTGCATTTaacagtaaaattaaaaattttttacagtaaagggatgtaaaatgtgttttggctgataaaagtatttatagCATtgcactgttacagaaactgtttaaacctttttagagtttatagCTATTTAAtttcatggttttacagtttttcaccgtaaaatttacaaacattttttacagtgtacagtacaaataattaaaaagactGGAGTCAAGTAAATGTGTGTAGGGCTTTTATCTGAGTGTGTACTCCCTTCTCCATAGTTCCTCTCCCTGGTGTTGGGACTCTGAGAGAAGTTCAGGTTCCCATTATTGATCAAGCATCCTGCAACAGCATGTACAGTGTCCAGTCGTCTAACTCTGATCGCGTGGAGATCCTCTCAGACATGATCTGTGCCGGTTAcaaagagggagggaaagacTCCTGTCAGGTACCAGCTTGCACACTTGATCACACATTTCTTCAGGAAAAATATAAGGCTACAAATAATTACTGAGTACTGTAAATGTATCCAAATTATTTCTATACCAGCGCATTCAGAGCCTCCTTTCAACATTAATCCATACTCGAGTACTAGTATTATTACTTATCTTCATTTTTTCTTacttatattattaatatctcCTCAAAAACTAACTCTTAGAGTACATTATAAAAAACaagtgcaaaaaaaacaactgcTTGAGTACTGAGTCATTTCTAGAAGTGCAGGGTAACGTCTTGGAACATCCCACTGGAAACTGGAACTAAGAAAGAATAAACCTTTGAATGTAAAGTTATTTTGTTCTAAGCAGCTTTGATCCATTTTAACCCATAAAAGCCTGTGATGACATATGTGTCACAAGCCTTTTCTAAGGTCTGGAAACTTCCCTACACAGCTTCATCCTTCAGTTTAAATCTTGACCTCCCTCAGTGACTTTTACTGAACGTCCTGGATGCAGTCACATaacagtgtgtgagtttgtgaatgtgtaACTGCATTTACAGAATGACGGTGTGCGTGGTGAGGACATCGAGACCAGAGAATCGcttattttaaaagtatatatttatgtCTAAAAGGTGTGTtccaaaacttttaaaaatccaGATGCTTTAGTCACCGTGCCTGTGTATATATGACACTCAGATCTCATTTCAAGAACAAAGTATTGAAATACAAGTAATAAAATGGTTGTTGTGATGTTTATGACACAGTAATATTTTAAcccaaaaataattacataagCAAGAAATGTGGAAAACAAATTTTTGTTCCATGTTTCTTTGGTCTGTTTCATATTTCTGATAATTTGGCTTCATGGTAAACTAAGTCTGGGCTGTTATGGGTATAGTAGTATatagtagggcggcacggtggcacagcaggtagtgtcgcagtcacacagctccaggggcctggaggttgtgggttcgattctcgctccgggtgactgtctgtgaggagttggtgtgttctccgcgtgggtttcctccgggtgctccggtttcctcccacagtccaaaaaacacacgttgcaggtggattggcaactcgaaagtgtccgtaggtgtgagtgaatgtgtctgtgttgccctgtgaaggactggcgtcccctccagggtgtattcccgccttgcgcc encodes:
- the si:dkey-16l2.17 gene encoding serine protease 33, giving the protein MVSSTEMSSSGRQMLFVLIFTGLCLTQTTEAQVCGRPPLGTRIVGGSEARDGAWPWQVDIQMGKNGHVCGGSLISTDWVLSAAHCFPNPSDLSLYHLYVGRYQLNGYNKFEVSRGVSRLVVPDGYSEPQKGKDLALVQLSSPVSWSDRIQPVCLPQAELQFHSGMLCYVTGWGDVQEGVPLPGVGTLREVQVPIIDQASCNSMYSVQSSNSDRVEILSDMICAGYKEGGKDSCQGDSGGPLVCPVGNGTWIQAGIVSFGLGCAQKNKPGVYAKVSSFVNLISSTVPDAQLLGQAHVCRGEEFLVLSVSLVLLTFWTQ